The following coding sequences are from one Bradyrhizobium sp. 200 window:
- a CDS encoding extracellular solute-binding protein, which translates to MSRQISRRQFATATAMSSVALIAAPHVRGAYAAGKLSMGLWDHFVPEANKASGDLIKEWASKEKVDVQIDYITTQGNKLLLTITAEAQAKAGHDILAMSTWRPHTHAEQLEPVDDIMEPIIRQNGEVNSVVKYLGQVTGRWMAVPATVGSAIQAPCSRIDLMKKYASIDVQDMYPAGGPPRADSWTAEAFLKAAEACHKGGFPFGIGLGETADSVVAAGAFFQSFGAQLVDANGNLTVETDEVRQALEFYRKLISFLPRDVAAWDDASNNKWLISGRGALIMNPPSAWAVAKRDAPQIAAQCWTHGLPAGPKGRFAPYLPFFWAIWEFSKNKEAAKSLLVHLSQPSSIEKLVGASGGYDLPAYEKFSTLKVWAEAAPPKGTLYHYPNSYTHQKLSIAAWPAPPKIAQQINAQAILTKICLRYSRGEAMERVLAWAEGECEGFMRT; encoded by the coding sequence ATGTCACGCCAAATATCGCGACGGCAATTTGCAACGGCGACCGCCATGTCATCTGTAGCCCTCATCGCTGCACCTCATGTGCGCGGTGCTTACGCCGCCGGCAAGCTATCGATGGGTCTCTGGGACCACTTTGTGCCCGAGGCCAACAAGGCGTCGGGCGATCTCATCAAAGAATGGGCCTCGAAGGAAAAAGTCGACGTTCAGATCGATTACATTACAACCCAGGGCAACAAGCTCTTGTTGACCATCACCGCCGAAGCGCAAGCAAAAGCTGGTCACGACATTCTCGCGATGTCGACGTGGCGGCCTCACACCCATGCCGAGCAGCTTGAGCCGGTTGACGATATCATGGAGCCGATCATCAGGCAGAACGGCGAAGTTAACAGCGTCGTGAAGTATCTCGGCCAAGTGACGGGCAGGTGGATGGCTGTTCCGGCTACTGTTGGCAGCGCAATCCAAGCTCCGTGCTCTCGCATTGACCTAATGAAAAAATACGCCAGCATCGACGTGCAGGACATGTATCCAGCCGGAGGGCCGCCGAGAGCCGACAGCTGGACAGCGGAAGCGTTCCTAAAGGCAGCAGAAGCCTGTCATAAGGGGGGATTTCCCTTCGGCATCGGATTGGGAGAGACAGCCGATAGTGTGGTTGCCGCCGGCGCATTCTTCCAGTCATTCGGTGCGCAGCTGGTCGATGCCAACGGCAATCTCACCGTCGAGACCGACGAAGTGCGCCAAGCACTGGAATTTTACAGGAAGTTGATCTCGTTTCTGCCCCGCGACGTGGCGGCGTGGGACGATGCATCCAACAACAAATGGCTAATTTCCGGTAGAGGAGCGCTGATCATGAACCCGCCGAGTGCCTGGGCGGTGGCCAAGCGCGACGCACCGCAAATCGCCGCGCAATGCTGGACCCACGGCCTCCCGGCTGGCCCGAAAGGCCGCTTTGCGCCGTACTTGCCATTCTTCTGGGCCATATGGGAATTCTCCAAGAACAAGGAAGCCGCCAAGAGCCTGCTCGTCCATCTCTCACAGCCGTCATCGATTGAGAAGCTGGTGGGTGCGAGTGGAGGTTATGATCTTCCGGCTTACGAGAAGTTCTCGACGTTAAAGGTTTGGGCGGAAGCGGCGCCACCTAAGGGCACCCTTTATCACTACCCTAACTCCTATACTCATCAGAAGCTTTCCATCGCGGCTTGGCCGGCTCCGCCGAAGATTGCGCAGCAGATCAATGCACAGGCGATCCTGACCAAGATCTGTCTCCGCTATTCGCGAGGTGAAGCGATGGAGAGGGTTCTCGCCTGGGCCGAAGGCGAGTGCGAAGGCTTTATGCGGACTTGA
- a CDS encoding methyltransferase, with protein MNRSETVHDLVQSHRITAVIYVAAKLNLAEAIGDDTKSATELARLVSADERALRRLLVGLTTVGLCRQADRDRFALTNLGRQLDGNADRSFKDWVLFEGEMLVQSWSGLIDSVRTGKSATQLRGDGDDRYAVIGNSPEWIARFNGAMVNLTRTIVPGIVEAYDFSTARVLLDVGGGTGELIGGVLRHNRSLEGIAFDLARCEEGARAHFDRLGIADRCRFVAGNFFETVPRGADTILMKSIIHNWKDDRCKIILRNCRDALPSGGKLIIVERIMPEPAAANPEHRSRAMSDLNMLRGPGGIERTEAEYRTLAEFAGFVFAGTSDAGAFSLIQFEVAN; from the coding sequence GTGAACCGATCAGAAACCGTCCACGATCTCGTGCAGTCGCATCGCATTACGGCGGTGATCTATGTGGCGGCGAAGCTCAATCTCGCCGAGGCCATCGGCGATGATACGAAATCGGCGACCGAACTCGCTAGGCTGGTGTCCGCGGACGAGCGCGCGCTACGCAGACTGCTCGTTGGCCTAACAACGGTCGGCCTCTGCAGGCAGGCTGACCGGGACCGATTTGCCTTGACCAATCTTGGCCGGCAGCTTGACGGCAATGCCGATCGATCTTTTAAGGACTGGGTTCTCTTTGAGGGCGAGATGCTCGTGCAATCCTGGAGCGGCCTGATCGATTCGGTTCGCACCGGCAAGAGCGCGACCCAGCTCCGGGGAGATGGCGACGATCGCTATGCCGTGATAGGAAATTCGCCGGAATGGATAGCTCGATTCAATGGCGCAATGGTCAATCTCACGCGGACCATCGTTCCTGGGATCGTTGAGGCCTACGACTTCTCGACCGCGCGTGTGCTCCTGGATGTGGGTGGCGGCACCGGCGAACTGATCGGCGGCGTGCTACGCCACAACCGGAGTCTTGAGGGAATCGCCTTTGACCTCGCACGCTGCGAGGAAGGAGCGCGAGCGCATTTTGATCGTCTGGGAATCGCCGACCGCTGCCGTTTCGTCGCCGGCAACTTCTTCGAAACGGTCCCACGCGGCGCCGACACGATCTTGATGAAGAGCATCATCCACAATTGGAAGGACGATCGTTGCAAGATCATCCTGCGCAACTGCCGGGACGCGCTTCCATCCGGCGGCAAGCTGATCATTGTCGAACGGATCATGCCGGAGCCTGCCGCGGCGAATCCCGAACACCGTTCGCGCGCCATGAGCGACCTCAACATGCTGCGCGGACCGGGCGGAATCGAGCGGACGGAAGCCGAATACCGCACGCTGGCTGAGTTTGCCGGCTTCGTTTTTGCCGGCACGTCCGATGCCGGTGCGTTCAGCCTGATCCAGTTCGAGGTCGCCAACTGA
- a CDS encoding winged helix-turn-helix domain-containing protein: MDTLDRRLTFSLPTAYSCGSGGVRRPSTSERRAWNCDLRYLFENFSFDTDRRELSRGTDAITIAPQVFDLLSYLIGNRDRVVSKDDLISAVWKRRIISDAALATRLNAARKAIGDSGDEQRLIKTFPRKGFRFIGMVHETATTTVTGSSSTRPFGTADEPSLVVLPFANLSPDAEQDYFVDGVTESLTTDLSRIVGIIVIGRNTAFTYKGKHVDLKQIGRELGVRYVLEGSVQRGGGRMRINVQLVDAETGNHLWAERFDKPIADLFDMQDEIGSRLASQLGTELVTAEARRAARAPHPDSMDLYFRAWRA; this comes from the coding sequence ATGGACACGCTTGATCGCCGGCTTACATTTTCCTTACCAACAGCTTATTCTTGCGGTTCCGGCGGCGTCAGACGGCCTTCGACGAGCGAGCGCCGCGCGTGGAATTGCGACTTGCGGTACCTCTTTGAAAATTTTTCCTTCGATACCGACCGTCGCGAGCTGAGTCGCGGGACGGATGCGATCACCATCGCGCCGCAGGTGTTCGATTTGCTCAGTTATCTGATCGGCAACCGGGACCGCGTCGTCAGCAAGGACGACCTCATAAGCGCCGTTTGGAAGCGCCGCATCATCTCGGATGCGGCTCTGGCGACCCGTCTGAATGCGGCGCGGAAAGCAATCGGTGATTCCGGAGATGAGCAGCGCCTCATCAAGACCTTTCCGCGCAAGGGCTTCCGTTTCATCGGCATGGTGCACGAAACGGCGACCACGACCGTCACGGGTAGCTCTTCGACAAGGCCTTTTGGCACTGCTGACGAACCCTCACTTGTCGTTCTGCCGTTCGCCAATCTCAGCCCCGATGCCGAGCAGGACTATTTCGTCGATGGCGTCACCGAGAGCCTGACCACGGATCTCTCGCGCATCGTCGGCATCATCGTGATCGGCCGCAACACTGCTTTCACCTACAAGGGAAAGCATGTCGATTTGAAGCAAATCGGTCGGGAGCTTGGTGTTCGCTATGTCCTTGAAGGTTCCGTGCAGCGTGGCGGAGGTCGCATGCGCATCAACGTCCAGCTCGTCGATGCCGAAACCGGCAACCATCTATGGGCTGAACGATTCGACAAGCCGATCGCCGATCTCTTCGACATGCAGGACGAAATTGGCTCGCGTCTTGCCAGTCAGCTTGGAACGGAGCTGGTCACCGCCGAGGCGCGCCGAGCGGCGCGGGCACCACATCCCGATTCGATGGACCTGTATTTCAGGGCATGGCGAGCGTGA
- a CDS encoding tetratricopeptide repeat protein: MASVNRGGNPAALSLARKYFEQALCLDASNVEAMVGAAFVDAMRGTSMLTGDRTARLVAAEATLTKVLACTPNHAMAHCLLGVVQIFTKRAAQGIAECERALLLDRNLASAYVWIGLGKCYLGRAKETEAWVMEAFRLSPRDNKAFTWMVTAGVAQSYLAADEAAARWFTRAIETNRNVAAFVHFFLAAALAHLGRVEDARASIEAGLAVDPNFTLSNFHASAPMDNPICLAQRMRIADGLRKAGLPEG; this comes from the coding sequence ATGGCGAGCGTGAACCGGGGAGGGAATCCCGCAGCCCTGTCGCTGGCGCGCAAATATTTCGAACAGGCCCTCTGTCTGGACGCCAGCAACGTCGAGGCCATGGTTGGCGCGGCATTCGTCGATGCCATGCGGGGAACTTCCATGTTGACCGGCGACCGGACCGCGCGCCTCGTGGCAGCCGAAGCGACTTTGACCAAGGTACTTGCCTGCACACCAAATCACGCCATGGCTCACTGTCTCCTCGGCGTCGTCCAGATTTTCACCAAACGCGCCGCTCAGGGCATCGCCGAATGTGAGCGGGCATTGCTGCTGGATCGAAATCTGGCCTCCGCTTATGTGTGGATTGGACTGGGGAAGTGTTATCTCGGTCGAGCCAAGGAAACGGAAGCTTGGGTCATGGAGGCGTTCCGGCTTTCCCCTCGTGACAACAAGGCGTTCACCTGGATGGTAACAGCTGGTGTTGCGCAATCGTATCTTGCGGCCGACGAAGCTGCTGCCCGCTGGTTCACGCGAGCGATCGAGACCAATCGGAATGTCGCCGCTTTCGTTCACTTCTTTCTTGCCGCCGCGTTGGCTCATCTTGGGCGGGTCGAGGACGCGCGGGCTTCGATAGAGGCGGGACTCGCGGTCGATCCCAACTTCACTCTGTCCAACTTCCATGCCAGCGCGCCAATGGACAATCCGATCTGTCTCGCACAGCGTATGCGTATAGCCGACGGCTTGCGCAAAGCAGGGCTGCCAGAAGGGTGA
- a CDS encoding SDR family NAD(P)-dependent oxidoreductase produces MNKIDLNGRCAVVTGGAQGFGRAIAERFAASGAKVAIWDHDLPFAEKTAKEIGPAVSAFKVDVSDLAAVENTRDETLKALGKIDILVNNAGIAGVNKTVWETDLDEWRKVLRINLDGPFICCKAVVPAMIAQKYGRIVNIASIAGKEGNPNAAHYSASKAGLIALTKSLGKELAQHDILVNAVTPAAAKTAIFDQLTQQHIDFMLSKIPKGRFVLVEELAAMVAWLASEDCAFSTGAVFDISGGRATY; encoded by the coding sequence ATGAACAAGATCGATCTGAACGGCCGCTGTGCCGTCGTCACCGGCGGCGCGCAGGGTTTTGGCCGCGCCATTGCCGAGCGCTTCGCAGCATCCGGCGCGAAGGTCGCGATCTGGGATCATGACCTGCCGTTTGCCGAAAAGACCGCGAAGGAAATCGGCCCGGCGGTGTCGGCGTTCAAGGTCGACGTCTCCGATCTCGCCGCGGTCGAAAACACCCGCGACGAGACGCTGAAGGCGCTCGGCAAGATCGACATCCTCGTCAACAATGCCGGCATCGCCGGCGTCAACAAGACGGTGTGGGAAACCGACCTCGACGAATGGCGCAAGGTGCTGCGCATCAATCTCGACGGCCCCTTCATCTGCTGCAAGGCAGTGGTGCCGGCGATGATCGCGCAGAAATACGGCCGCATCGTCAACATCGCCTCCATTGCCGGCAAGGAAGGCAACCCCAACGCCGCGCATTATTCCGCCTCGAAGGCCGGCCTGATCGCGCTCACCAAGTCGCTCGGCAAGGAACTCGCCCAGCACGACATTCTCGTCAACGCGGTGACGCCTGCGGCGGCGAAAACCGCGATCTTCGACCAGCTCACGCAGCAGCATATCGACTTCATGCTGTCGAAAATTCCGAAGGGACGTTTCGTCCTCGTCGAAGAACTCGCGGCGATGGTGGCGTGGCTGGCGTCGGAAGATTGCGCGTTCTCGACCGGCGCCGTGTTCGACATCTCGGGCGGCCGAGCGACGTACTAA
- a CDS encoding SDR family oxidoreductase, protein MSDRLKGKRAFVTAAAVGIGRACAVAFAREGATVFATDIDEIKLEALKIEGIAEVARLDARDSAAVAAMAKRAGKTDILLNAAGFVHHGTVLDCSDEDWDFSFDLNVKSMHRTIRSFLPGMLENGKGTIVNISSAAGVVKAAPNRYVYGATKAAVAALTKSVAVDFITKGIRCNCICPGTIETPSMLERAAAAGPNGREMFVSRQPMGRLGTAEEIASLAVYLASDESAFTTGVAHVIDGGWTL, encoded by the coding sequence ATGTCAGACCGCCTGAAGGGCAAGCGCGCATTCGTCACTGCGGCGGCCGTGGGAATCGGCCGCGCCTGTGCGGTGGCTTTTGCGCGTGAAGGCGCAACGGTGTTCGCCACCGACATCGATGAGATCAAGCTCGAAGCCCTCAAGATCGAAGGGATCGCGGAAGTGGCCAGGCTCGATGCGCGTGACAGCGCAGCCGTCGCCGCCATGGCCAAGCGCGCCGGCAAGACCGACATCCTGCTCAATGCCGCCGGCTTCGTGCATCACGGCACCGTGCTGGATTGCTCGGACGAAGACTGGGATTTTTCCTTCGACCTCAACGTCAAGTCGATGCACCGCACGATCCGTTCGTTCCTGCCGGGCATGCTGGAAAATGGCAAAGGTACAATCGTCAACATCTCCTCGGCAGCCGGCGTGGTGAAGGCTGCGCCCAATCGCTACGTCTACGGCGCCACCAAGGCCGCGGTCGCGGCGCTGACCAAGTCGGTGGCGGTGGACTTCATCACCAAAGGCATCCGCTGCAACTGCATCTGCCCCGGCACCATCGAAACCCCTTCAATGCTGGAGCGCGCGGCCGCCGCAGGCCCCAACGGGCGCGAGATGTTCGTCTCGCGGCAACCGATGGGCCGGCTCGGCACCGCCGAGGAGATCGCTTCGCTCGCCGTCTATCTCGCCAGTGACGAAAGCGCGTTCACCACCGGTGTCGCGCATGTCATCGACGGCGGCTGGACGCTGTAA
- a CDS encoding IlvD/Edd family dehydratase, whose product MKKSDSKAPTNGKGRKLRSLEWFNNPHNPGMTALYLERYLNYGLTREELQSGKPIIGIAQTGNDLSPCNRHHLELAHRVREGIRAAGGIAMEFPTHPIQETGKRPTAALDRNLAYLGLVEILFGYPLDGVVLTTGCDKTTPACLMAAATVNLPAIVLSGGPMLNGWFNGERTGSGTIVWKARERLAAGEIDYNEFIEIVASSAPSVGHCNTMGTASTMNSLAEALGMSLPGCAAIPAPYRERGQIAYETGKRIVEMVWEDLKPSDILTRKAFENCIAVNSAIGGSTNAPIHINALARHIGVELSIDDWQKHGHDIPLLVNMQPAGFYLGEEYHRAGGVPAVVRELMAHKRIHEDAVTVNGRTMGENCREAPKPDGDVIWSYDKPLVKDAGFLVLRGNLFDSAIMKTSVISKEFRDRYLINPKDPNAFEGRAIVFEGPEDYHHRIDDPALEIDEHCVLFIRGAGPIGYPGGAEVVNMQPPAALIKRGILSLPCIGDGRQSGTSGSPSILNASPEAAADGGLAILRTGDKVRIDLNKGDANILITSDELKKRRAELKDKGGFPYPANQTPWQELYRSTVGQQATGACMELATRYQNIAGTVGVARDNH is encoded by the coding sequence ATGAAAAAAAGCGACAGCAAGGCCCCCACCAACGGCAAGGGCCGGAAACTACGTTCCCTCGAGTGGTTCAACAACCCGCATAACCCGGGAATGACGGCGCTCTATCTCGAGCGTTATCTCAATTACGGGCTCACCCGGGAGGAATTGCAGTCGGGCAAGCCGATTATCGGCATCGCCCAGACCGGCAACGACCTGTCACCGTGCAACCGTCACCATCTCGAACTGGCGCACCGGGTGCGCGAAGGCATCCGCGCCGCCGGCGGCATCGCGATGGAATTTCCGACGCATCCGATCCAGGAAACCGGCAAGCGTCCGACCGCGGCGCTCGATCGCAATCTCGCCTATCTCGGCCTGGTCGAAATCCTGTTCGGCTATCCGCTCGATGGCGTGGTGCTGACCACCGGCTGCGACAAGACCACGCCGGCCTGCCTGATGGCGGCGGCGACCGTCAATCTGCCCGCCATCGTGCTTTCGGGCGGTCCGATGCTGAACGGCTGGTTCAACGGCGAGCGTACCGGTTCGGGCACCATCGTCTGGAAGGCCCGCGAGCGGCTGGCCGCCGGCGAGATCGACTACAACGAGTTCATTGAAATCGTGGCCTCCTCGGCGCCCTCGGTCGGCCATTGCAACACCATGGGCACCGCCTCGACCATGAACTCGCTTGCGGAAGCGCTCGGCATGTCGCTGCCGGGATGCGCGGCGATCCCGGCGCCCTATCGCGAGCGCGGTCAGATCGCCTATGAGACCGGAAAACGGATCGTCGAGATGGTGTGGGAGGATCTCAAGCCCTCCGACATCCTGACCCGCAAGGCGTTCGAGAACTGCATTGCGGTGAATTCAGCGATCGGCGGCTCGACCAACGCGCCGATCCACATCAACGCGCTGGCCCGGCATATCGGCGTCGAACTCTCGATCGACGACTGGCAGAAACACGGCCACGACATTCCGCTATTGGTGAACATGCAGCCGGCCGGCTTCTATCTCGGCGAGGAATATCATCGCGCCGGCGGCGTGCCGGCGGTGGTCCGCGAATTGATGGCGCACAAGCGCATCCATGAGGACGCCGTCACCGTCAACGGCCGCACCATGGGCGAGAACTGCCGCGAGGCGCCCAAGCCCGACGGTGACGTAATCTGGAGCTACGACAAGCCGCTGGTGAAGGACGCCGGCTTCCTGGTGCTGCGCGGCAATCTGTTCGATTCCGCGATCATGAAGACCAGTGTGATCTCCAAGGAATTCCGCGACCGCTATTTGATCAATCCCAAGGACCCGAATGCGTTCGAAGGCCGCGCCATCGTCTTCGAAGGCCCCGAGGATTATCACCACCGCATCGACGATCCCGCGCTCGAGATCGACGAGCACTGCGTGCTGTTCATACGCGGCGCCGGGCCGATCGGCTATCCCGGCGGCGCCGAGGTCGTGAACATGCAGCCGCCGGCAGCGTTGATCAAACGTGGCATCCTCTCGCTGCCCTGCATCGGCGATGGAAGGCAGTCCGGCACCTCGGGTTCGCCCTCCATCCTCAACGCCTCGCCGGAGGCGGCCGCCGATGGCGGGCTCGCGATCTTAAGGACCGGCGACAAGGTGCGCATCGACCTCAACAAGGGCGACGCCAACATCCTGATCACGAGCGATGAATTGAAGAAGCGTCGCGCCGAGTTGAAGGACAAGGGCGGCTTCCCCTACCCGGCCAACCAGACGCCGTGGCAGGAGCTCTATCGCTCGACCGTCGGCCAGCAGGCCACCGGCGCCTGCATGGAACTCGCAACGCGCTATCAGAATATTGCCGGTACAGTCGGCGTGGCACGGGATAATCATTAG
- a CDS encoding LacI family DNA-binding transcriptional regulator — protein sequence MGRKQTKSGKIRLTEVAKLAGVSPITASRFFRNPEALSLSKRERVDSAVKELGYVPNLAARALASHRTEVIGVVIPSLTNNVFADVLRGIYDSSEGSRYTIQLANTRYSILQEEKVLRLFRAQKPAGLIVTGINQTAESRTILESMNCPVTQIMEIGDSPVDMMVGFSHYDAAFAAITHILEQGCRRIGFLGARMDPRVQRRFEGYRDAMKAASLFDPILIVTTSVPTTVTLGGTLFADLLAQTPDIDAVFCVNDDLALGVLFECQRRQIAVPRDLAIVGFNDLEFTASAVPALTSVRTNRYEMGRHAVTMVIDAIEGRRPQEPVIDLGFQLMVRESSMPSSI from the coding sequence ATGGGACGAAAACAGACAAAGTCTGGCAAAATCCGCCTCACCGAGGTCGCCAAGCTCGCTGGCGTCAGCCCAATCACGGCATCGCGTTTTTTCAGGAACCCCGAAGCTCTGTCGCTGAGCAAGCGGGAACGCGTCGATAGCGCCGTGAAGGAACTGGGCTACGTACCCAATCTCGCCGCGCGCGCGCTGGCCTCGCACCGCACGGAAGTCATCGGCGTCGTCATCCCTTCCCTCACCAACAACGTGTTCGCCGATGTGTTGCGCGGCATCTACGATTCTTCCGAGGGCAGCCGCTACACCATTCAGCTTGCCAATACCCGCTACAGCATCCTGCAAGAGGAAAAAGTGCTGCGCCTGTTCCGGGCGCAGAAGCCCGCGGGATTGATCGTCACCGGCATCAACCAGACCGCGGAATCGCGCACGATCCTGGAATCCATGAATTGCCCGGTCACGCAGATCATGGAGATCGGCGACAGCCCGGTGGACATGATGGTCGGCTTCTCACATTACGACGCGGCTTTTGCGGCCATTACGCACATCCTCGAACAAGGATGCCGCCGCATCGGATTTCTCGGCGCGCGAATGGACCCTCGCGTGCAGCGGCGGTTCGAAGGGTATCGTGATGCCATGAAGGCCGCCTCGCTGTTCGATCCGATCCTCATCGTCACGACTTCCGTCCCGACCACTGTCACGCTTGGCGGGACGCTGTTCGCCGACCTGCTTGCGCAGACGCCCGACATCGACGCCGTCTTCTGCGTCAACGACGATCTTGCGCTTGGCGTCCTGTTCGAATGCCAGCGCCGCCAGATCGCGGTTCCCCGCGATCTGGCCATCGTCGGCTTCAACGACCTGGAATTCACCGCCTCCGCCGTCCCCGCGCTCACCAGCGTGCGCACCAATCGCTATGAAATGGGCCGGCACGCCGTCACCATGGTGATCGACGCGATCGAAGGCCGTCGCCCGCAGGAGCCGGTTATCGACCTTGGCTTTCAGTTGATGGTCCGCGAGAGTTCGATGCCCTCAAGCATCTGA
- the ugpC gene encoding sn-glycerol-3-phosphate ABC transporter ATP-binding protein UgpC — protein sequence MSSVQIRDVRKSFGNFEVLHGVSIPIEDGEFVVLVGPSGCGKSTLLRMLAGLENITSGTISIGDRVVNNVQPKERDIAMVFQNYALYPHMTVADNMGFSLKLRGAKAEEITNGVKRAAEILALTPLLERYPRQLSGGQRQRVAMGRAIVRDPQVFLFDEPLSNLDAKLRVAMRTEIKELHQRLKTTTVYVTHDQIEAMTMADKIVVMHDGIVEQMGTPLELYDSPANQFVAGFIGSPAMNFLKGKVKSNGSAGFEGPNGVKLPLKTAPANSEGQPAVYGVRPEHFTIADDGAEAEIVVVEPTGSETQVFAKLGGEQVVAVFRERHQFNPGDKVRLKPDPSLVHLFDEATGKRLNG from the coding sequence ATGTCGTCGGTACAGATTCGCGACGTGCGAAAGTCGTTCGGCAATTTTGAAGTTTTGCACGGCGTATCGATTCCGATCGAGGATGGCGAGTTCGTCGTGCTCGTCGGCCCCTCCGGTTGCGGCAAATCGACCTTGTTGCGGATGCTCGCCGGCCTCGAAAACATCACCTCGGGCACGATTTCGATCGGCGACCGCGTGGTCAACAATGTCCAGCCCAAAGAGCGCGACATTGCCATGGTGTTCCAGAACTACGCGCTCTATCCGCACATGACGGTCGCCGACAATATGGGCTTTTCGCTCAAGCTGCGCGGCGCCAAGGCTGAGGAAATCACGAACGGGGTCAAGCGCGCAGCCGAAATCCTGGCGCTGACCCCGCTGCTCGAGCGCTATCCCCGGCAATTGTCGGGCGGCCAGCGCCAGCGCGTCGCGATGGGCCGCGCCATCGTGCGCGACCCGCAAGTGTTCCTGTTCGACGAGCCCTTGTCCAACCTTGACGCCAAGCTGCGCGTTGCGATGCGCACCGAGATCAAGGAACTGCACCAGCGGCTAAAGACCACGACAGTTTACGTCACGCACGACCAGATTGAGGCGATGACCATGGCCGACAAGATTGTCGTCATGCATGACGGCATCGTCGAGCAGATGGGCACGCCCCTCGAACTCTATGACAGCCCGGCCAATCAGTTCGTCGCGGGCTTCATCGGTTCGCCGGCGATGAATTTCCTCAAAGGCAAGGTGAAGTCGAACGGCAGCGCCGGGTTCGAAGGTCCGAACGGCGTCAAGCTGCCGCTGAAAACGGCGCCCGCCAATTCCGAGGGCCAGCCGGCGGTCTACGGCGTGCGGCCCGAACATTTCACGATCGCCGACGACGGCGCCGAAGCCGAGATCGTCGTGGTCGAGCCGACCGGTTCGGAAACCCAGGTCTTCGCCAAGCTTGGCGGAGAGCAGGTGGTCGCCGTGTTCCGCGAGCGGCATCAATTCAATCCGGGCGACAAGGTCCGGTTGAAGCCGGATCCGTCGCTCGTGCATCTGTTCGACGAGGCGACCGGCAAGCGACTGAATGGCTGA